In Zetaproteobacteria bacterium, the genomic window CCCCGCTGGCGCGACTGCCCTAGGCTGGGAGTATGTGGCGGCCCGATGTCGACGCCTACGCCGGCCGGTTGCATCCGGCGCGGCGGGCGGTTCAGCTGTTGACGCTGGCGCTGCTGGTGGCGATTCCGGTCAGCGGGCTTTTCCGTATCGATCCGGTGGACGGCGCCTTCGTCGTCGCAGGCCGCCAGATCTGGTTCTCCGACGCCTTCATCGTGCTCGGATTCTGGATCTTCGTTGCCAGCCTGCTGGTGATCTTCTATTCGTTGGCCGGCGCCGCCTTCTGCGGCTGGATGTGTCCGCAGAACACCCTCTCCGAATGGGCCAACCAGATCACCCGGAGCATGCTCGGGCGCAACGCCCGCATCATGGACATGACCGGCGACGATGTGCAGATCGCGCTCCGGCGCAGCGGCTGGCAAAACAAGGTGGCGCTCTTCCTGCTGCTGCTGGCGGTGTCGATGGTGGTGGCGCTGGTGCCGTTGCTCTACTTTTATCCGCCGTCGGCGATCTGGTCGTTTCTCACCTTTCGCGAGGATCCGCGGCTGGCCGGCTCGCTGCACTGGATCTATACCGTCTGCGTGGTGGTGGTCTTCCTCGATGTGGCGGTGATCCGCCACTTGATGTGCCGCTACATGTGCATCTACCGCATCTGGCAACACTCGTTCAAAACGCGGGACACCCTGCGCGTCCGCTACGATGCGGCGCGCGCCGACGACTGCGCCCGCTGCCACTACTGCGTCGACCACTGCTTCGTCGACATCGATCCGCGCAACACCGAGGTGTTCGACAGTTGCGTCAACTGCGGCGCCTGTATCGCCGCCTGCGACGAGCTCCACCGCCGCAGCCGCAAGCTGCAGGGGGGATCGCTGCTCCACTTCGTCATCGGCGGCGAGAAGCACCGCGGGATCCACGACACCCTGAGCAGCATCGCCACCCGCAGCCGGGCGGCGCTCGCCTTCACCATCGCCGGCGGGGCGATCTTCTTCTTCGGCCTGACCCACTACGAGCCGATGCATCTGGCCGTCTACCGCAGCGAGGCGTGGCAGGGGCGCGATCTGATCGGCTACCGCATCGAGGTGGCCAACAAGCTCTACGCCCCGATGGATGTGCGGCTGGAGGTGCGCGGATTGAAGGAGGGCGACTACACCTTGAGCGCGCGGCGGCTCCACTTCGACGGCCCCGGGCGCAAGGATGTGGCGCTGACCATGAACAAGGCGCGGTTGTCGCGGGGATTGCACCGCTTCCGGGTGGTGGCCGACAACGGGCAGGGGTGGCACCGCGGCTTTACCGCCGTCCACTATGCGGCGGGCGGATGAGCTGGAGCTGCGGGTGCCGCCTGGTCGGCGCCGTGGCGATGTCTGGTCGTTGGGACTTCACCTTCCGTTCATGTAGCGTGCGCCACGGTTGGCGATGGCGCGGGTGTTGCCTGCGATTGTTTGGTGTTTGAGGTTGTTATGGGCAAGAATCTGCTGCTCTGGCTGGTGATCGGCATGACGATGATGAGCCTGTTCAACATGTTCTCCCGGCCGGGTGCGCACGGCAGCCACCTGAGCTACAGCGCCTTCTACCACAAGGTGGAACAGGGGATGGTGGAGAATGCGACCATCGCCGGCAGCCATATCCGCGGTCAGATGCGCGACATGAACGGGGAGTTGACCACCTACGACGTGGTGGCGCCGGAGGATCCGACGCTGGCCAAGCAGCTCGTCGAGCGCGGCGTCGAGGTCGATGTGCTGCCGCCGGAGGAGGTGCCGTTCTTCGTCTCGGTGTTGATCTCCTGGTTCCCGATGCTGCTCTTGATCGCCGTCTGGATCTTCTTCATGCGTCAGATGCAGGGCGGAGTGCGCGGCGGCGCCTTCTCCTTCGGCAAGAGCAAGGCCAAGCTGCTCACCGAGAACACCAACCGGGTCACCTTCGAGGATGTGGCCGGCTGTGACGAGGCCAAGCAGGAGGTGACCGAGATCATCGAGTTCCTGCGCGATCCGACCCGCTTCACCCGGCTGGGGGGCAAGATCCCCAAGGGGGTGCTGCTGGTCGGGCCGCCGGGCACCGGCAAGACCCTGCTG contains:
- a CDS encoding 4Fe-4S binding protein, whose translation is MWRPDVDAYAGRLHPARRAVQLLTLALLVAIPVSGLFRIDPVDGAFVVAGRQIWFSDAFIVLGFWIFVASLLVIFYSLAGAAFCGWMCPQNTLSEWANQITRSMLGRNARIMDMTGDDVQIALRRSGWQNKVALFLLLLAVSMVVALVPLLYFYPPSAIWSFLTFREDPRLAGSLHWIYTVCVVVVFLDVAVIRHLMCRYMCIYRIWQHSFKTRDTLRVRYDAARADDCARCHYCVDHCFVDIDPRNTEVFDSCVNCGACIAACDELHRRSRKLQGGSLLHFVIGGEKHRGIHDTLSSIATRSRAALAFTIAGGAIFFFGLTHYEPMHLAVYRSEAWQGRDLIGYRIEVANKLYAPMDVRLEVRGLKEGDYTLSARRLHFDGPGRKDVALTMNKARLSRGLHRFRVVADNGQGWHRGFTAVHYAAGG